One genomic segment of Tiliqua scincoides isolate rTilSci1 chromosome 6, rTilSci1.hap2, whole genome shotgun sequence includes these proteins:
- the LOC136656093 gene encoding LOW QUALITY PROTEIN: ficolin-2-like (The sequence of the model RefSeq protein was modified relative to this genomic sequence to represent the inferred CDS: inserted 1 base in 1 codon; substituted 1 base at 1 genomic stop codon), whose product MKRAPEETLISLLCLMAVASGIAGNTCPGAKNCKELLAKGXVLSVWYTIYPKNCVALTVLCDMDTDGGGWTVFQRRSDGSVDFXRDWSAYEKGFGSQLTEFWLGNDNIHLLTSLGENELRVDLTDFNNSHTFAKYLSFKILGQSDQYRPVLGSFLEGTAGDSLSHHNYMHFSTTDRDNDMNPGNCAVVFKGAWWYKDCHFSNLNGMYWLGAHSSYADGVNWRTGKGNNYSYKRSEMKFRPRD is encoded by the exons ATGAAGAGGGCCCCAGAGGAAACCCTTATTTCGTTGCTCTGCCTCATGGCAGTTGCTTCTGGGATTGCAGGAAACACCTGCCCAG GTGCAAAGAACTGCAAAGAGCTCCTGGCCAAGG TAGTGCTGAGTGTCTGGTACACCATCTATCCCAAGAACTGTGTCGCCCTGACTGTGCTGTGCGACATGGATACGGATGGAGGCGGCTGGACC GTCTTTCAGAGACGGTCTGATGGCTCTGTGGATTTCTAGCGGGACTGGAGTGCTTACGAGAAAGGCTTTGGGAGCCAGCTCACAGAATTCTGGCTGGGCAATGACAACATCCACCTCCTGACCTCTTTGG GAGAGAATGAACTGCGTGTTGATCTCACCGATTTTAACAATAGCCACACGTTTGCCAAATACCTATCCTTCAAGATTTTGGGGCAAAGCGATCAATATAGGCCGGTGCTTGGAAGCTTCCTTGAGGGCACTGCAG GTGATTCACTCTCCCACCACAACTACATGCATTTCTCCACCACAGACAGAGATAACGACATGAACCCAGGCAACTGTGCAGTGGTATTTAAAGGAGCCTGGTGGTACAAGGACTGCCACTTTTCCAACCTCAATGGGATGTACTGGCTGGGGGCACACAGCTCCTATGCTGATGGTGTGAACTGGAGAACCGGCAAAGGAAACAACTATTCCTACAAGCGATCAGAAATGAAATTCAGGCCCCGAGATTAG